AGGGGAACAGCGATTGCTGCTGTCGAGACTGGAAACCGATGATGAGCTTGAGAAGCTCCATGCGGCGCTGCAAGAGGGAGACGAAGACAAAATTTCGGCTTGCAAGCAAAGACTCCGTGAGCTTTCCTTGGAGCTGATGAGGCTGGAGTGGTAATGACTTCAACCCGGATACAAGTTTAAAGCACGAACAACACTCCGAAACAGAAGGGGTGTTTTCGCGCGTGTTCTGATTTTGTGACAGGGGTTCACTTGTCAAATGAAAAACGTTAATATAAGATTATTGCAAATCATCTCGGATAGGGATGGGTTGTTTAAAAATATATTGGAGCAAAGGATGGAGAACCAGATGTCAAAACAACAAATCGGTGTGATTGGCCTTGCTGTAATGGGAAAAAACCTGGCCCTGAACATCGAAAGCAAAGGCTTCACCGTTTCCGTATATAACCGCTCTCCGCAAAAAACGGAAGATATGCTGAAGGAAACCGAAGGCAAGCAAGTGAAGGGGACGTTCTCGATCGAAGAATTCGTGGATTCCCTTGAAACTCCTCGTAAAATCCTGATCATGGTACAAGCGGGACAAGCTACGGATGCTACGATTGAACAGCTGATTCCACATTTGGACAAAGGCGATATCATCATCGACGGCGGTAACGCTTATTTCCCTGATACACAGCGCCGCAGCAAAGAACTGGCTGAAAAAGGCTTTAATTTTATCGGTGCTGGGGTTTCCGGCGGCGAAGAAGGCGCATTGAAAGGTCCATCGATCATGCCTGGCGGACAAGAAAGTGCCTACAAGCTGGTTGAGCCTATTTTGACGGCTATTTCCGCTAAAGTTAACGAAGAGCCTTGCTGTACATATATCGGACCAGACGGTGCCGGCCATTATGTAAAAATGGTTCACAACGGTATCGAGTATGGCGATATGCAGCTTATTTGCGAAGCTTACCAATTGCTGAAGGACGTACTCGGCCTCGATGCGAAGGATCTGCACGGAATCTTCACAGAGTGGAACCAAGGCGAACTCGATAGCTACTTGATCGAGATTACGGCTGACATTTTCTCCAAATATGACGAAGAAACCGGCAAGCCGATGGTTGACGTGATTCTGGATACGGCGGGCCAAAAAGGAACAGGTAAATGGACAAGCCAAAGCTCCCTGGATCTGGGCGTGCCGCTGTCCATGATCACCGAATCCGTATTCTCCCGTTTCTTGTCCGCAATGAAAGAAGAGCGTGTGGCAGCAAGCAAAATCCTGAATGGTCCAAAAGCAACTGCATTTGACGGCGACAAAGCCGAATTCATTGAAAATGTGCGCAAAGCGCTGTTTGCAAGCAAAATCGTATCCTATGCCCAAGGCTTTGCACAGCTTCGCGTAGCATCCGACGAGTACGGCTGGAACCTGCAATACGGCAACCTCGCTAAAATTTGGCGCGGCGGCTGCATTATCCGTTCCCGTTTCTTGCAGAACATCACGGATGCTTATGAGAATAATCCTGAGCTGAAGAACCTGCTGCTGGATCCGTTCTTTACCGATATTATTGAATCCTATCAAGATGCATGGCGTAAGGTTGTTGCTTCCGCGGTATCCTTGGGCATCCCGGTTCCTGGGTTCTCCAGCGCGCTTGCATACTACGATAGCTATCGCACCGCAAACCTGCCGGCAAATCTGCTGCAGGCTCAGCGTGACTACTTTGGAGCTCACACGTTTAAACGCGTGGACAAAGAAGGAACCTTCCACTATAACTGGATGGATTAATTCTGCTTTTTCTAGCAGCATGAATGCCATCCCTGATGGAGCCATTTCACTCTGGGGAGCTAGAATGATTTCCGTTCGCCGGGGGAGAGATCAGAGATTCAACTGTACGGGCTTGAGGAGTGGAGTGCGCCTCCGCCAGCTCAGGAAGTCCGTGCATGGCTTCTAAGAGACAGGTGCGGATGTCGTGGTTCTTTGTATGGATGTGGTTTCCGCTTCCGAGCAAGAGCAGCGCGGCTTCGCAGTAACTGTTGAAATTTTGCAGCAAACGTGGCTTTGAAAGATCCAGCAGTGCAGGATCCTTCAGAGCCACTTTTTTTGGACAAAATGAAGCACCCAGATCACATCTTCGCGGCATAACGGGTAGGCGGGGTCGAGAATCCGGCGGATGCGCTTGGCAGCGGAAGAGAGACCGGTTGGACGAAAAGACATAATATATTCACTCCTTTCTTCTAATCTTGTATTCTTGTAATTAGTATATGACAATAGGGAACCAGATAGACTCGATAAAATTGGAGCTTTACTTGGGGGTTACTCGCATAAGAACAATTTAGAGAGTCAGGTCCATTGTCGAAAGATTTGGGGCTGTGGTATGATATGAGCAACCTTTACAGTGAAGCAGCAAATGGGGTGTCAAATTGGATAAGATAGGTAGGAACATCATTCTGATCGGGATGATGGGTACGGGCAAGTCAACCGTAGGGCGTCTCCTGGCAGACACGCTCGGCTACACCCTGATCGATCTGGATGCGGAAATTGAGAGGATGGAAGGCAGAACGATTTCCGAGATGTTTGAAGCGGATGGAGAGCCGTACTTCCGTGAGGCAGAATCTGTTGCACTGCGCAGCGTTTTAGAACGGAAAGGCATTGTCGTAGCGTCCGGCGGAGGAGCCGTGCTTCGTTCCGAGAACTGTGATGTAATGAAACGTGGTGGCTGGGTCGTTGCTCTTACAGCGGATGCTGCCAGCATTGTTGAACGGGTACGTGGTGATGCCAATCGGCCGCTGCTTGCGGGGGATGTCGAAGATAGAGTTCGGCGTATCCTGGATGAACGAAAGGACAAATACCTGTTTGCGGATGTCATAGTGGATACGGTTGGCCGATCCGCGGGGGAAGTAGCGACTGACATTTTAACGCATTACCGCGGCTAAGATGGCCAGCGAACGGCCTGAGGCGATGAGCATGAATCAGTTTCTATGGGTGACTCTGTAATTGTACTTGGGTCGGATCATGCAAAAAAAGGCGGGAATCACGATCATCCCGCACCTTCTTCATGGCCTGTCTATTCTTCATCGTCATGCCACTGAAGCATGCCGCCTTTCATGTTGATTACATTAGTCAAGCCCTGGTGATTCAAAAATTCGCATACGTGTTGACTGCGACCACCGCTGCGGCAGATGAAGACGACCTCCTGATCGCGCGGAATTTCGTCCAGACGATTCGGAATCTCGCCCATAGGGATATGCTTGGCACCGCTGATCATGCCGGCTGCAACTTCTTCATCCTCGCGGACATCAATCATGTACACATTTTCGCCGTTTTGAAGCCGGCTTCTAAGCTCCGATGTTTCCATTTGAGGGATCGGTTTCATCATATAGACCTCTTTTCTGATAATAAATGATTAAGATCGTAACGATCTGATTTTCCAGTTCACATGAACTATGATAACCAAGCGGTTCTTTCCCTGTCAATTTATACTAAGGGAGATTTCAAGGTTGGTTCATCATAACCTAATATATACAAGGAGAGATACATACGATGGATGTAATCGTCAAGCCTACGCCTATATTAAACGGAGAGATTGGAGCGTTATCCTCCAAGAACTATACAACTCGTTACTTGCTGGTAGCTGCACTTGCCGAAGGAACGAGCACGATCTATTACCCAGCTCATAGCGAGGATAGCGACGCCATGAGACGCTGTATCCGGGATCTCGGGGCCGTGATCGAGGAGGATGAGGAGAAGGCGGTCATTACGGGCTTTGGCAAATCGCCACGGGATGTGAAGGAACTGAACGTCGGTAACGCCGGCGCCGTTTTGCGCTTCCTCATGGGCGTCACGGCGTTGTCTAAAGAGGTTACCTTTGTCAATACCTATCCGGAATCACTGGGCAAACGTCCTCATGATGATCTCATTGAGACGCTTGGTCAATTGGGCGTGGAAGTGGAGCATAATGAAGGCAAACTGCCGATCACGATTCGTGGCGGTCAGCCGAAAGGCGGAAAGCTCACCGTATCTGGCGAAGTGAGTTCGCAGTACTTAAGCGCACTGTTGTTCTTAACGCCGCTGCTTGCCGAGGACAGCGAGATTACCGTTACCGGTGATTTGAAATCCAAGGTCGTTATCGGTCAGACCCTGGAAGTGCTGGAGCAAGCGGGCATTACGATTCACGCAGCGGATGATTATACATTCTTCCGGGTTCCTGGCGGTCAATCCTACGAAGCGAAGACCTATACCGTTCAAGGCGATTATCCGGGTTCTGCTGCCGTTCTGGCGGCGGCTGCGGTCACGCAGTCGGATGTAACCATCCGCAATCTGTCAGAGGACAGCAAGCAGGGAGAGCGGGCTATTATTGACGTCCTGCGAATGATGGAGGTTCCCCTCACGCACAAGGAGGGAAATGTCTATGTCCAGGGCAACCGAACCCTGAAGGCTTTGGAATTCGATGGAGATGCAGCGACGGATGCGGTACTAGCGATGGTTGCGGCAGCTGTGTTTGCGGAAGGAACCTCCCGATTCTACAATGTGGAGAATCTCCGCTATAAGGAATGCGACCGGATTACGGATTATTTGAACGAATTGCGCAAAGCCGGAGCGAACGTTGAGGAACGCCAGGCCGAGATCATCGTTCACGGCCGTCCGGAAGGCGTCGAGGGCGGCGTGGAGATCAATGCCCATTATGATCATCGGGTCATTATGGCCCTGACCGTGGTCGGACTTCGCGCACATCAGCCGATCCGGATTAAGGATGCGCATCATGTGGCCAAGTCGTACCCGCAATATTTTGATCACATGAAGGCGCTTGGAGCCAATGTAGAATGGGTAAAATAAAGGAATAGCCAAGCGGCTCGTCTATTACGAATGGAAAGGTGGTCATAAAGCATGGCATTTGAAAATCCTACGCGCGAAGAAATCGCGGATATATTGCGAAACGCAGGCAATATCGCTGTTGTCGGTCTGTCTGACCGGCCGGATCGTACATCCCATATGGTTTCGGCTGCGATGCAAATGCGCGGATACCGGATTATCCCGGTTAATCCTGGTGCAACAGAAATACTTGGGGAGAAGAGTTATCCATCCCTGAAGGACATTCCGGAGCCGATCCATATCGTCAATGTGTTCAGACGCAGTGAATATTGTGCCGATGTGGCGCGGGAAGCTGCCGAGATTGGAGCTAAGGTGCTCTGGCTTCAGCAGGGCATTATCAGTGAAGAGGCGGCGGCCATCGCGGAGAAGAGCGGCATGATTGCCATCATGGACCGCTGCATCAAGGTGGAGGATTCCATCGCTTTGGGCGGGCGTTAAGTTTTGAGTTGGTGAATTGGAATTAGGAGCAAGCCTTATGTTGAAGCAGCCGCTGGCAGACTGGACACGATCCGGGCCTGCCGAGGCACTGCTCGTGAGGCTTGCTTTTCTATGTGGCATTTGCCCTGATTTCTTTTTGACAAAAACAGGCGCAGCGCTTACCATCAAGGATAGAAAGGAGGGCTCGCCTTGAATTGGTTGGGATCATTACAACAGCTGGGCAGAGCAGTTATGCTCCCTACAATGGCGCTTCCGGCGGCAGCTCTCCTGCTTAGCGTGGGGAGTCTGCCATGGTCGGCGTGGGGCTTCGGAACCTTGGGCGAGATTGCCCAGGCAGCGGGGCACGGCGTGTTTTATTATATGCCGTATTTATTTGCCATCGGTGTCGCATGGGGGCTCTCGAACCAGGGAGGACCCGCAGGGCTTGCCGCTCTGGCTGGCATGTTCATTTACGATCAGGTTATATCCCGTCTCGGAGACGGGAGTGTACAGCCCTCGACCTTGATTGGTATTATTTTTGGGGTAATGTCCGGTTACGTTTATAACCGGTTCAAACATATTAAGCTTCCAGAAGCTATACAGTTTTTTGGGGGCTCCCGATTTGTGCTTTTGTTCATGGGACTGTTCTCCACGATATTTGCATGGATGATGCTGGGGATGGCTCCCATGGTACAGCGCGGATTAGATGCTTTTTATGATCTGACCGTACATATGGGGGCATTCGGATTATTTCTCTACGGAATTTTGTACAGGGTACTAACGGCATTTGGTCTGCATCACTTGTTGAATAACGTCTATTGG
This Paenibacillus sp. JZ16 DNA region includes the following protein-coding sequences:
- the gndA gene encoding NADP-dependent phosphogluconate dehydrogenase, whose translation is MSKQQIGVIGLAVMGKNLALNIESKGFTVSVYNRSPQKTEDMLKETEGKQVKGTFSIEEFVDSLETPRKILIMVQAGQATDATIEQLIPHLDKGDIIIDGGNAYFPDTQRRSKELAEKGFNFIGAGVSGGEEGALKGPSIMPGGQESAYKLVEPILTAISAKVNEEPCCTYIGPDGAGHYVKMVHNGIEYGDMQLICEAYQLLKDVLGLDAKDLHGIFTEWNQGELDSYLIEITADIFSKYDEETGKPMVDVILDTAGQKGTGKWTSQSSLDLGVPLSMITESVFSRFLSAMKEERVAASKILNGPKATAFDGDKAEFIENVRKALFASKIVSYAQGFAQLRVASDEYGWNLQYGNLAKIWRGGCIIRSRFLQNITDAYENNPELKNLLLDPFFTDIIESYQDAWRKVVASAVSLGIPVPGFSSALAYYDSYRTANLPANLLQAQRDYFGAHTFKRVDKEGTFHYNWMD
- a CDS encoding shikimate kinase; translated protein: MDKIGRNIILIGMMGTGKSTVGRLLADTLGYTLIDLDAEIERMEGRTISEMFEADGEPYFREAESVALRSVLERKGIVVASGGGAVLRSENCDVMKRGGWVVALTADAASIVERVRGDANRPLLAGDVEDRVRRILDERKDKYLFADVIVDTVGRSAGEVATDILTHYRG
- a CDS encoding rhodanese-like domain-containing protein — protein: MKPIPQMETSELRSRLQNGENVYMIDVREDEEVAAGMISGAKHIPMGEIPNRLDEIPRDQEVVFICRSGGRSQHVCEFLNHQGLTNVINMKGGMLQWHDDEE
- the aroA gene encoding 3-phosphoshikimate 1-carboxyvinyltransferase, translated to MDVIVKPTPILNGEIGALSSKNYTTRYLLVAALAEGTSTIYYPAHSEDSDAMRRCIRDLGAVIEEDEEKAVITGFGKSPRDVKELNVGNAGAVLRFLMGVTALSKEVTFVNTYPESLGKRPHDDLIETLGQLGVEVEHNEGKLPITIRGGQPKGGKLTVSGEVSSQYLSALLFLTPLLAEDSEITVTGDLKSKVVIGQTLEVLEQAGITIHAADDYTFFRVPGGQSYEAKTYTVQGDYPGSAAVLAAAAVTQSDVTIRNLSEDSKQGERAIIDVLRMMEVPLTHKEGNVYVQGNRTLKALEFDGDAATDAVLAMVAAAVFAEGTSRFYNVENLRYKECDRITDYLNELRKAGANVEERQAEIIVHGRPEGVEGGVEINAHYDHRVIMALTVVGLRAHQPIRIKDAHHVAKSYPQYFDHMKALGANVEWVK
- a CDS encoding CoA-binding protein; protein product: MAFENPTREEIADILRNAGNIAVVGLSDRPDRTSHMVSAAMQMRGYRIIPVNPGATEILGEKSYPSLKDIPEPIHIVNVFRRSEYCADVAREAAEIGAKVLWLQQGIISEEAAAIAEKSGMIAIMDRCIKVEDSIALGGR